ATCTCCGAATTGGATGCGCTCTTGCTAGAGGCTCTGATTGGCGAATTGGATATTCTAGGCAAACGTGCCGAAAACGCGCAGCCTGCTGACGCCCCACGTGTCCTTGTTGGGCATTTCAGCGTCAGCGGGGCAGAACTGGGCAGTGAGCAGGGGATCATGATTGGGCGCGATACGATTGTCCCCATCAGCGCCCTGGATACCCCCGCGTGGGATTATGTCGCCTTGGGGCATATCCACAAGCATCAAAACCTCACCGGCGGACGGCAAGGCGCGACGCCCGTTGTCTACGCGGGCAGCATGGAACGGATTGACTTCGGTGAGGAACGCCAGCCCAAAGGGTTTTGTTGGGTTGATCTTGAGCGGGGCAAAACGCGATGGAAATTTGTCCCCGTCCGCAGCCGTCCATTTGTCACGCTGCGCATTGATGTGCGCGGTGAGATCGACCCCATGCCGAACATCTTGGCGGCAATCCACGAGGCAGAGTTGGCAGAGGCGGTGGTGCGCGTGATTCTCCGTGCCGATGTGGAGTCCGAAAAACTGATCCGCGATGCACCCATCTACGCCGCTCTGAAGGACAGCAAAGCGAGTGTCTACACCCTGAGCAAAGAGGTGGAACGCAGCGCTCGTTCGCGCTTGGGGGATGTTCCAGAGGGGTTGACTCCTCATGAACTGCTCGAACGCTATTTTGTCTCTCTGAATTATTCGCCAGAATATGTTGAAGACTTGCTCACCTACGCCGCGCCTTTCTTACAGGGCGATGCCGAAGGTGGCTAAGGCGTGGTGGTTAAGGCTGGTGGGAGCGTGGGTCGCAACTTGTCCACCCCCAAAATGGGGAATAAAAATCATGATCGATCTGCCCCCGGAAAACGCCATCCCCGCTGAAAAAGCGTAGTTGATAGGT
The genomic region above belongs to Anaerolineales bacterium and contains:
- a CDS encoding exonuclease SbcCD subunit D; its protein translation is MVKLLHFADFHLGVELYGKTNAQDGINSRIHDFCARLDELVAYATREQADLVIFAGDAFKNRQPNPTIQREFAHRVSDLAARCPVVLLIGNHDMAQSEHRASSIDIYDTLNVPGVLVGSQYDLYDVETPSGKVFVGTAPYPIRQTLLKDSRAQGKSISELDALLLEALIGELDILGKRAENAQPADAPRVLVGHFSVSGAELGSEQGIMIGRDTIVPISALDTPAWDYVALGHIHKHQNLTGGRQGATPVVYAGSMERIDFGEERQPKGFCWVDLERGKTRWKFVPVRSRPFVTLRIDVRGEIDPMPNILAAIHEAELAEAVVRVILRADVESEKLIRDAPIYAALKDSKASVYTLSKEVERSARSRLGDVPEGLTPHELLERYFVSLNYSPEYVEDLLTYAAPFLQGDAEGG